A portion of the Leptospira kanakyensis genome contains these proteins:
- a CDS encoding M20/M25/M40 family metallo-hydrolase → MKFKKLWISILVIAIFTIHCSFGQKVKYAELKKNYPKVNWENRKAEAVKLLSDLLKIPSVRGNEIQVAKYIQAVLTKEGIPSRLVFDPKHPTRPNLIAELQATVPNPEPGIILANHLDTVEFDSKEWKVNPLSGTVSEGRVWGRGAIDMKGMAVMELLAFLEIKRTGIPRTRKIMYLALADEESGSVLGGRYMTTAQKHLLQGYEYAINEGGVATRDIVIPGSTIFNIQYAEKGNIWLRAKITGTSGHGSSPPNQYPALSLIQFFNEVRELESDIRITEETDAFFYQLGTISSFPKSFFLKNARNPLIKPLLHGTIRSNRHLTAMTTNTKSITGFRTTEGEGGENVIAGEASGRLDIRTLPGVDIQDFANKVKTIAEKYKAEVTFTDINPTDVSPINTRLFSTLAAVSVNKFPNSTVTPFLSPGKTDNSYLRRVGINSYGLIPAVLKSEDIDGMHGKNENMTVDNLELGTKILFETLVEMNQ, encoded by the coding sequence ATGAAGTTTAAGAAGTTATGGATTTCGATTCTAGTGATAGCGATATTCACTATACATTGTTCTTTTGGGCAAAAAGTAAAATATGCAGAACTAAAAAAAAACTATCCCAAAGTAAATTGGGAAAATCGTAAAGCCGAGGCTGTAAAACTTTTATCGGATCTATTAAAAATTCCTTCGGTTCGTGGTAATGAAATCCAGGTAGCCAAATACATACAAGCAGTCCTCACAAAAGAAGGAATTCCTTCGCGATTGGTTTTTGATCCCAAACATCCAACAAGACCCAATTTGATTGCGGAACTACAAGCAACTGTTCCCAACCCTGAACCGGGAATCATCCTCGCAAATCACTTGGATACAGTAGAATTCGATTCGAAAGAATGGAAAGTAAACCCTCTATCTGGAACGGTAAGTGAAGGCAGAGTTTGGGGGCGTGGGGCCATTGATATGAAAGGTATGGCCGTTATGGAGTTACTTGCCTTTTTAGAAATCAAACGTACTGGAATTCCAAGAACCAGAAAAATTATGTATTTAGCACTTGCTGATGAAGAATCTGGATCGGTGTTAGGTGGCAGATATATGACAACTGCCCAAAAACATTTACTCCAAGGTTATGAATATGCAATCAATGAAGGTGGAGTTGCCACAAGAGATATTGTGATTCCTGGATCTACCATCTTTAACATCCAATATGCGGAAAAAGGAAACATTTGGTTACGAGCCAAAATCACGGGAACGAGCGGCCATGGTTCATCTCCTCCCAACCAATACCCTGCTCTTTCCTTAATTCAATTTTTTAATGAAGTGAGAGAACTTGAATCTGACATTCGTATTACAGAAGAAACAGATGCATTCTTTTATCAACTAGGAACTATCAGTTCTTTTCCCAAATCGTTTTTTCTCAAAAATGCAAGAAATCCTTTAATCAAACCATTATTACACGGAACGATTCGGAGCAATCGCCACCTAACTGCCATGACAACTAATACTAAATCCATCACTGGATTTCGCACAACAGAAGGGGAAGGTGGAGAAAATGTCATTGCAGGAGAGGCTTCCGGAAGACTCGATATCCGAACTCTACCCGGTGTGGACATCCAAGACTTCGCCAATAAGGTAAAAACCATTGCCGAAAAGTATAAAGCGGAAGTGACATTTACAGATATCAATCCTACCGATGTATCTCCTATCAATACTCGTCTTTTCAGCACATTGGCTGCCGTTTCTGTAAATAAATTTCCGAATAGCACCGTGACTCCCTTCCTTTCTCCTGGGAAAACAGACAATTCGTACTTACGGCGAGTGGGAATTAACTCTTATGGATTGATTCCGGCAGTTCTCAAATCAGAAGACATTGATGGAATGCATGGGAAAAACGAAAACATGACGGTTGATAATTTGGAACTGGGGACTAAAATTCTATTTGAAACCTTAGTGGAAATGAATCAGTAG